The window GGCGCGTACCAGGACCCCGTCCGGCGCCTCGATCAGCTCGGCCACGCTGGGCGGGATCCGGCGGCGGGCCTCGGTCAGGTCGGTTTCCAGCAGCACCTCGACCGACCAGGCGTACGGCACCCCGGCCAGCGACCGGGCCACGTGTCCGGCGGGGTCGAACCCGTCCGGCACGGTGAACTGCCCCGCTCCCCCGTCGGCCGGGTCCGGCGCCGACGGTTCGACGGCGGCGATCCGGTCGAGGCGGAAGGTGCGGATCTCACCACGCCGGTGGTCGTGGCCGGTGACGTACCAGCGGCCGGCGTGGAAGACCAGGCCGTACGGGTCCAGGTCGCGACGGGAGTCCTCGCCCCGCCACGAGCGGTAGGTCAGGCTGACCCGGCGGCGGGACCGGGTCGCCGCCCCGAGGGTGAGCAGCACGCTCGCCGCCGGACCGGCCGTCTCCGTACGCCGCCGGGTGGTGAAGCCGAGCGTCTGCCGTACGGCGGTGAGCCGGTCGGCCAGCGCCTCCGGCAGCACCCGACTGATCTTGCCCAGGGCGACGGCGGTCGCCGGTGCCTCGGTGCCGAGGCCGAGCTGTTCCGCCGCGACCAGCCCGAGTACCACCGCCACGGCCTCGTCGTCGGTGAGCATCAGCGGCGGCAGCTTGTAACCGGGCAGGAGCCGGTAGCCGCCGTACCGCCCCCGTTGTGCGGTCACCGGGATGCCGAGTTCCTCCAGGGTGCGGGCGTACCGGCGGACGGTTCGCTCGTCGACCCCGAGCCGGGCGCTGAGTTCCGCCCCGGTGAGCCGGTGCTGGCTCTGGAGCAGTTCGAGCAGGCCCAACACCCGAGCTGCGGGATGTGACACAGACCACCCTCCAATACCGGACCGATCCTGCCCGGATTCGATCGTACGCTCTACCGGACGGCACAAAGCAACGCGGACGACATCGAGCAACGCGGACGACATCGAGCGATGGGAGACACGGGGATGAGCACGTTCGTACTGGTTCCGGGATTCTGGTTGGGCGCGTGGGCGTGGCAGGACGTGACCGCCGCGCTGCGGGCGGACGGGCACGAGGTCCACCCGGTGACCCTGACCGGGCTCGCGGACCGCGCCCACCTGATCGGTCCCGAGGTGGACCTGGAGACCCACACCGCCGACATCGTCGGGCTGATCGAGGCGGCGGACCTGCGGGACGTGGTGCTGGTCGGACACTCCGGCGGCGGCCTGCCGGTCACCCAGGCCGCCGACCGGATCCCGGACCGGATCGCCCGGGTGGTCTACGTCGACAGCGCCCCGCTGCCCGACGGCGTCTCCCAGTTCGACACCAACCCGCCCGAGGAACAGGAACGCACCCGCGGCCTGGTCCGGGACGGTCAGCTACCGCCGCCGGCCTGGGACCCGACGGCCGACCCGGAGAACCTGGCCGGACTGGACGAGCCGGCGTTGGCGCTGCTGCGGGAGCGGGCCACCCCGCAACCACTGCGCACCGCCACCGACCCGGTCCGGCGTACGGGAGGTCGGGCGGTGCCGACCACGCTGGTGGCCTGCACCTTCCCGGTGGACGTGGTCCGCTCGATGATCGACCAGGGGGTGCCGATGTTCGCCGAGCTGGCCGGGGCGGACATCCACGGGTTGCCGACCGGCCACTGGCCGATGCTCAGCGAGCCGAAACGCCTGGCCGACCTGCTCGACTCGATCGCCTCCGCGTAGCAGTTACGACTTGAGTAGGTGCAGGATCTCGTCGGCCACCTGCTCCGGCGTACGCCCGTCGGTGATCACGGTGTGCGCGGCGACCTCCTGGTAGAGCGGTCGCCGCTGGTCGAGCAGGTACTTGAGGGTGGCGCGCGGGTTGATCGCGAGCAGCGGTCGACCCGCGCCGAGCCCGACCCGCCGGATCGCGTCGGTCAGCTCCACCGACAGGTAGACCACGGTGCGCCCGGCCAGCGCCGCGCGGGTCGACTCGGCCAGGATCGCGCCGCCGCCGAGGGCGAGCACCCCGTCGAACTCACCCAGCGCGGCCAGCACCGCGTCTCGTTCGAGCGTACGGAAATGCTCCTCGCCCTCGTCGACGAAGATCTCGGGGATCGGCTTGCCCGCGGTCGCCTCGATGTCGCCGTCGGTGTCCCGGAAGCCGACACCGAGCGCGGTGGCGAGGACCTGACCGGTGCTGGACTTTCCGGATCCTGGGGCGCCGACCAGGACGCAGATCGGGGCCATCAGCGGATCACCAGGTGGTCCAGGTAGCCGCCGAGGTTCCGTTGGATCTCGGCGATCGAGTCGCCGCCGAACTTCTCCGTCGCCGCCTCGGCCAGCACCAACGCCACCATCGCCTCGGCGACCACGGCGGCGGCGGGGACCGCGCAGACGTCGGAACGCTGGTTGATCGCGGTCGCCGGTTCACCGGTGGTCACGTCGACCGTGGCCAGGGCCCGGTTCAGCGACGAGATCGGCTTCATCGCGGCGCGTACCCGAAGGGGTTCTCCGGTGGTCATGCCGCCCTCCAGGCCGCCGGCCCGGTCGGTGACCCGGCGCACCCCGGTCGCGGTCGGCACGATCTCGTCGTGCGCGACCGACCCGCGCGAGCGGGCCTGGAGCCAGGCGTCGCCGATCTCCACGCCCTTGATCGCCTGGATCGACATCAGCGCGGTCGCGAGCCGGGCGTCGAGCTTGCGGTCCCACTGCACGTGACTACCCAGCCCCGGCGGCACGTTGTAGGCGAGGACCTCCACGATGCCGCCGAGCGTGTCCGCGTCCTTCTTGGCGGCGTCGACCTCGGCCACCATCCGGGTGCTCGCCTCCGGGTCCAGGCAGCGCAGCGGGTCGGCGTCGATCCGCTCGGCGTCCTCGGGACGGGGCTGGAGACCGGGCTTGGCCGCGACCGAGCCCAGCTCGACCACGTGCGAGACGATCTCGATGCCGAGCCCCTGCCGGACCAGCGCCTTCGCGACGGTGCCGACGGCGACCCGGGCGGCGGTCTCCCGCGCGCTGGCCCGCTCCAGGATCGGGCGGGCGTCGGTGTGACCGTACTTCTGCATGCCGGCAAGATCGGCGTGGCCGGGGCGGGGGCGGGTCAGTGGGGCGTTTCGTGCCTGGCTGGCCAGCTCGTCCGGGTCGACCGGGTCGGCCGACATGACGGTCTGCCACTTGGGCCACTCGGAGTTCCCGATCCGTACGGCAACCGGGCTGCCCAGGGTGACCCCGTGCCGTACCCCACCGATGATCTCGATCTCGTCCCGCTCGAACGCCATCCGCGCGCCCCGGCCGTAGCCGAGCCGGCGACGGGCCAGCTCGGCGATGATCTGCTCGCTGGTCACCTCGATCCCGGCGGGCACCCCTTCGAGGAGCGCGACGAGGGCGGGGCCGTGCGACTCACCCGCGGTCAACCAGCGCAACAAGGCAGCGAACCTTTCCTTCTTCATCCGTGCCGGACGGTCCTGGCGTTCCGCGACCAGCTTGCGGATGCCAGTTGCCCAGTCTGGCACGCGCCGGACCCGCTCCGGCTGAACCCCACCCCCTGTCCCGGCGTACGGACGGGTGACCGCTACGTGTCCGCCGTTTCGGGCCGGGTAACGCATCAACCCCGTACATCAAAGAAGATGTACCCACACCATCTTTGAGGCTCTTGTGACGCTTCCGTGGGTGGTTGGGCGCGTCGTTGTGGGGCACGCCGTTGTCCTGCCTAGGTTCTGGCTTGTCGAAGGTCAGAACTTTCAGTGGCGGGAGAACGGCGTGCGTAATGCCAGGTTATGGGCTCGATTGCTCGGCGTCGAGAAGACGGTGGTCGAGGGTGTCGAGTTCGATGAGGATGCGGGTGTGGTGGTGGCGTCGGTGCGGCCGGGGCGTGGTCAGCGGCGTCGGTGTGGGGTCTGCGGGCGGCGGTGTCCTGGTTATGACCGGGGTGAGGGGCGTCGTCGGTGGCGGGCGTTGGATTGGGGAACGGTCCGGATGTTCGTCGAGGCTGACGCGCCTCGGGTCCGTTGTGTCACTCATGGGGTGGTGGTGGCCGCGGTGCCGTGGGCGCGGCATGGTGCCGGACATACCCGTGGTTTCGATCAGACGGTGGCGTGGCTTGCCACGGTGTGTGCGAAGAGTGCGGTGACGGAGTTGATGCGGGTCGCGTGGCGGACGGTTGGTGCCGTGGTGGCCAGGGTCTGGGCGGATGTTGAGGCCGGGAACGATTTGCTGGCGGGGTTGCGTCGGGTGGGGATCGATGAGATTTCCTACCGGAAGGGCCGTAAGTATCTGCTCGTGGTGGTGGATCATGACTCGGGTCGGCTGGTTTGGGTGGCCAACGGGGCGAACCAGACCACCCTGGGCCGGTTCTTCGACCTTCTCGGCGAACGGCGGTGCGCGGAGATCAGTCACGTGTCCTGCGACGGGGCTCGTTGGATGAGTGACGTCATCACCGCTTACTGCCCGCAGGCGGTGCGTTGTGCTGATCCCTACCATGTGGTGGCGTGGGCGACCGAGGCCCTTGACGTCCAGCGGCGTCAGTCGTGGAACGCGGCCCGTGGGGCGGCGCGGGGTATCAGCCACAACCGGAGATCACGCGGGACGGCGAAGCTGCTGAACAACGCCCGGTGGGCGTTGTGGAAGAACCCCGAGAACCTCAGCGAACGTCAACGCGAGCAACTGGCCTGGATCGCCAGGACCGACCCCGTGTTGCACCGGGCCTGGGCCCTGAAAGAGGGCCTACGGACCGTGTTCGCGATCGCCAGACGCAGCCCGGCCGAAGCCGTCGAGGCCCTGGACAGGTGGATCAGCTGGGCCCGCCGATGCCGAATCCCGGGCTTCGTGAAACTCCAGCAACGGATCGTCCGTCACCGTCACGCGATCATCGCCTCGATCGAACACCGCCTGTCCAACGCCATCGTGGAGTCCACCAACACCAAGATCCGACTCATCATCCGCAGGGCCTACGGATTCCACTCCGCCGACGCCGTCATCGCCCTGGCCATGCTCACCCTCGGCGGCCACCGACCCAATCTCCCCGCCAGATAACCCACGGACCAGTCACAAGAGCCATCTTTGATGTACGGCCTTACAACAAGCCGACGACCGCCAACGGGAACAGACCCAACGACACCGGGGTGGGCCCGCCTATCCGGTCGAGCCGGTAGGCGGGCCCCACTGCGGCTACGAGTTGTCGTACAGGTCGAAAACCTCGGCATCGGACAACGCCCCGGCGTAGAGCTTCACCTGGTCGACCGCGCCACTGAAGTAGCCCCCGGTCGGTCCGGCCGCACCGAGGTAGAGCGGGGAGCTGGGCGTACCGGTGGCGCCGGCGCCGCTGGCCGTCTGCAGTACGCCGTCGACGTAGAGGCGAACCGAACCGGTGGCGGCGTCGAACACGCCGGTCAGGTGCACCCAGTCGTTCGTCGTCGCCGGTACGTCCGAGGTGGCGAGCGACCACGAACCGCCCGGCGAGTTGATCCCGAACGACCACCGGCCATCCGGCCCGGCCGACAGCTCCACCGACCCGTCGGTGCCGCCCTGTTGCACCAGAACCTGCTCCTGGGCGGTGATCGCGGCGATTCGGGCCCAGGTCGACACGGTGAGGGACTGGTCGCCAACCAGCACCGCCTGGGAGGTGGCGGCATGACCGTCGCCGACGGAGCCGTACCCCTCGGGCTGCGGCTCGTTGAACCACAACGCCTCGTTGCCGTCGTGCCCGGCCTCCGTGTAACCGCTCGTCTGCTCCGGCGAGTACGGATTGGTGCAGCCGTGCGGCCTCAGCCGCTGCGACCAGTAACTGTTGCTCGTCGCGTCACCGCAGCCCGACCCGAATTCGCCGTTGAAGTCCCAGGTGGCCACCTGGGTCGGCGCGAGGATCCCTGCGGTGGCCTGCGTACCCGCACCGGGATCCGACGGCGTACCCCAGAGGTCGTCGTGGGTCACCACCCGGTTCCACAGCCGGACTCCGCGGATCTCGCCGCTGTAGAAACCCCGGTCGGCATCATCGGCCCGGCCACGACCGATGGCCACCGGCCCGCCGGCCGCCCAACCCCCGCCCCGGTTCGACAACCAGGTGGCGGAGGGCGTAACCGTCGAGGTGCTGTCGAGTACGCCGTTCACCCACAGGCTGGCCCTGCCCTCGCCTTCGTCCCACACCCCGACGAGGTGCGTCCACTTGTCGGCGGGCGGGGTCACCGCCGCCCAGGCGGTGAGGAACTTAGGCTCGGCCCCGTCCTGCGCCGGGATTCGTATACGCCACTTTCCCGCCTCGCAGTTGTAGCTCAGCATGAATCCGCTGACGTGCGCCCCGTCGACCGACACCGCGGTCCGGTTGCCCTCCGGGCAACCGCCCGCCGAGGGTTGCCTGACCCAGGCGGCGACGCTGAACGAACCCGACGTGTCCAGGCCGGTTCCGGTGGCCGTGGCGACACCACGGGGACCGGTGCCGTCGCCGTCGAACCGCGCGGTCTGCTCGCCGACGATCCAGGTATCCGGGGCCCACCCGACATCGGGTTGCGTGAGCGTCAGGTGCGCGCCCCCGAACTGGTTCCTCAGATAGTGACCGTCGATGGTGTCGAGCGGCCAGTGGGCCACCGGCGCGGCCGGGGCGCCGACCAGGAAGGCGTACGAGGTGGTCGGGCTGCGCCGGTCCGCCCGGTCCAGGCTGTACACCTCCAGCGTGTTGAGGCCGTACCGGGGCGGGGTCAGCGCCACCGTGTGGGGGGCACCCGCCGTCACCTTGACCGTGGTCGCCGGCTGAAAGCCGCCGGCCCAGGCGTACACGTATTTCACCGCGCTCGGGGCGCCGGAGGCGAGGGTGAACAGGCCCGACACTCCCGGGCCGCCGTGGGCGACACCGTCGGCCGGGTACTCGACCGACGACACCGTCGGGAGGGGCAACGCGAGCCGCGGCGCGCCGGGGTCGACCGGGGCCGCATCGGCGGGGCTCCGGTCGGCGAAGTCGGTCGCGACCAGCAGTCCCGCGGCGAGCATCAGCACCGACGTCGACCGTGCCAAGCCGCGGACGGATCGGGCATAGCTCATGGCAGATGACAAGACGAACCTCCAATGTGTACGTCTCAGAAAGTCATCGAACCCTAGAGACGCCACCTACAGCGAGTCAAGATCTTTTCACGGTCAGGAACCTTGACACTCGCTGAACGTCAGCGGTCACCAGCAACCGGAGCGTCGGGCCACCAGCCGGAGCGTCAAGCCGAGGCGCGAGCGGAGAACAATGCCGTACGCATCGCCGCGACCGGTGCGGTCACACCGGTGAAGTGCTCGAACTGGCCGACCGCCTGGGCCAGCAGCAGGTCGAGTCCGGAGACGATCCTGCACCCCGCGTCGCGGGCGTCGGCGGCCAGCGGCGTCGGCCAGGGGTCGTAGAGCGCGTCGAAAAGCACCGTCGACGGCAGCCAGGAGATCTGTCCGGCGAGTGGATCGGCGACACCCTTCGGCACGGTGGAGATCACCACGTCCGCGATGGCCTGCTTGGGTGCGTCCGTCCAGTCCGCCGGGACCAGCGAGATCCCGAGCTTGCGCGCCACCGGCCGGAGTTCATCGATCGCCGCCGACCGCCGGGCCACCACGGTCACCCGCTCCGCCTGGAGTTGGACGGCCGCGGCCAGCGCCGCCCGTGCGGTGCCGCCCGCGCCGAGGACGGTCACGGTGGCGCCGGCCGGCACCCCGGCCGCCCGGAGCACCTCCACCATGCCGCGGACGTCGGTGTTGTCGGCGTACCAGGAGCCGTCTGGTCGACGTACCAGGGTGTTGGCGGCACCGACGGCGGCGGCGACCGGCGAGATCTCGCCGGCCACCGCGAGCCCGACCTCTTTCAGCGGCATGGTCAGGGACAGCCCGGCCCACTCGGCGCCGAGGCCGGCCACCAGATCCGGTAGCTCGGCCTCGGCGCACTCGATCGCGCTGTACGACCAACCGGTCAGGCCGGCCGCGCGGTAACCCGCATTGTGGATCACGGGCGAGAGGGAATGCGAAATCGGCTTACCCAGCACCGCCGCGCGTCGGGCCACGACCACTCAGAGGACGCCGTTCTCTCGGGCTTTCTGCTGGTTGCGCAGATGCTGGGCGTTGGTCTCGGCGAACTCCGAGTGCCCCTGCTTGTCGACCGCCACGAAGAAGTACCAGTCGCCCTTCGGCGGATCCATCGCCCCCTGCAACGCCAGCTTGCCGGGGTTGTCGATCGGGGTCGGGATGAACCCCTTCAGCTTGCGGTTGTACGGGTTCTTCGGGTCGTCCAGTTCTTTCGTGGTCATGTCCTTCGACGCCTTGGTCGGCAGGCCCCGGACGTCGAACCAGTAGTTGACCGTCACGTCCATCTCGAAGCACTCGCACGGCACCTCGGAGTTCGGCTTGAACAGCCGGTTGTACGCGACCCGGGCGACCTTGCCGAGGTCGTCGGGATTACCCGCCTCGACCTGCGCCAGCGAGGCCACGATCAGCGCCTCGTACGGGGTGACCCCGCCGAGGTTCTCCTGCACCACGTCGGTGAACTTGATCTGCCCGACGACGGTGAGGAATCCCTGCACCATCTCCTTGAGGATGCCCTCGGCGGTGGCGTTCGGCGGCAGATCGTACGTGTCCGGGAAGAGGAAACCCTCGATCGACGGGGTGACCTTCTTGCCGTCGCTGCGGGTGAACCAGTAATCCGGCACACCGAGCGCGAGCGGGTCCTTCGCCGCGGCCTCGAACTCCGCCACCGGGATCTTGGTGGTCTCCTCGAGCTGCTTGTAGACCTGCTTGGCGGTCAGACCCTCGCGAATGGTGATCTTGTTGGTCACCCTGGTCTTCGGGTCCAGCAGCAGGGTCAGCGCGGACTCACCCGACATCTGCTTGCGTACCTGGTAGAAACCCGGCTGGATGCCGGTGGCAGCCGAGTTCTTCTCCGCGGCCTCGACAAACGCCTTGGGGCTCTTGACCACGCCCTGGGTGACCAGGGTGTTGCCGATGTCGGCGAGGAAATCGCCGTCCTTGATCTCGATCACGACCTGTCCGGTGCCGGCGCCCTCGTAGTCGGGCGCGCCGAACAGTCCCTGGATCCGGTCGCCGGCGTACCAGACACCACCGCCGAGTACGGCGAGCAGGACAAGGGGCAGCACCAGGGCGAGCACGGTCTTGCCCCGGCCACCACGACCCTTGCGCTTCCGGTCGCGTACGCCACCGCGCCGGTGTTGTCCCTTCTCGGTTCGCTCGTCGAACGCGAGCTCCAAGTCGTCGATCATCTGGTCCGCCTCCGCTGCCCGTCTAGCCAGCTCTGCAGGATCTCGACTGCGGCCGCCTGATCGACCACAGCGCGTTGACGCTTTCCCCGAACGCCTCGCTCGGACAGCCTACGGGTAGCCACGACCGTCGACATCCTCTCGTCCGTGAGAGTCACCGGAACGGGGGCAATCGCCTCGGCCAGTCGGGTGGCGTACGCCTTGGTGTGGATCGCCGCCGGGCCGTGCACCCCGGCGAGATTCACCGGTAGCCCGACGACCACCTCGACAGTTCGATGCTCTTCGACGAGGTGCGCCAATTCCGAGATGTCCGTCGGAATCGCCTTCTCGTCCGTGGCGAGGTCGCGGGCCAGGGTGACCAGCGGGGTGGCCAGAATGGCGTCCGGGTCGCAGATCGCCACGCCCACCCGTACCTTTCCGACGTCGACGCCGAGCCGTACACCGGGCGAGAAATGCCCCATACCGATTGCCCTCCCCTCGCTGCATACGGAAAGCAGACCGCCGTGGTTCACGATCTGACCACGACGATCTGCCTCCGAGCAATCCATCACGCCTCGGCGATTGCCTTTTCCACGGTCCCGAGCAGGGTCGGCGCCTGGTCGGCCGGCACGCCGCCGCCCTGGGCCAGGTCGGCGTTGCCGCCGCCCCGACCGGACAGGGCCGCCTTGACCAGGTCACCCGCGGACAGGCCGCGTCCCTTGGCGGCGGCGTTCAGCGCCACCACCAGCGAAGCCTTGCCACCGGAACGGGCCGCCACCGCGACCACCGCGGGACGAGCCGCGTCGATCTTGCCTCGGATCTCCTGCGCCAGCGTCCGTACGTCGTTGCCGGCCGCGCCCTCCGGCGCCTCGACCCCGACGTACGCGACCCCGCGCACGTCACGGGCACCGGCCGCGAACGCCGCCGCCCCGCCCAGCACCATCTGCGCCCGGAGCTTCTCCAGCTCCTTCTCCGCGTCCCGCAACTGGGACACGGTCTGCTCGACCCGGTCGGCTACCTGCTCGTTCGGCACCCGGTAGAGGTCGGCCAGCCGGGACACCAGCAGGTGCTCCTTGGCCAGGAACCGGAACGCGTCGATGCCGACCAGTGCCTCGACCCGGCGTACGCCGGCACCGATCGAGGACTCGTTGAGGATCTTCACCAGGCCGAGCTGACCGGAACGGGCCACATGCGTACCACCGCAGAGTTCACGGGCGTAGTCACCGACCTCGACCACCCGCACCTCTTCGCCGTACTTCTCGCCGAACAGGGCCATCGCCCCGAGCCGGCGGGCCTCGGCCTGCGAGGTGATGAAGGCGTGCACCTCAAGGTCGGACAGGAGCACCTCGTTGACCTGCTGCTCGACGTCTGCGAGCACGCTCGGGGAGACACCCGTCGGGGTGTTGAAGTCGAACCGGAGCCGGCCGGGGGCGTTGAGCGAACCCGCCTGGGTCGCCGACTCACCGAGGAAGTTCCGCATGGTCTGGTGCACCAGGTGGGTCGCCGTGTGCGACCGGGAGATCGCCCGGCGCCGGGTCACGTCGATCTCGGCGAGACCGGCCTCACCCGTACGGACCTCGCCCCGGACCACCCGGGCCCGGTGCACGATCAGGCCGGGGACCGGCTGCTGCACGTCGAGGACCTCGACCTGACCGCCGCCGACCGTGATCAACCCCAGGTCGGGCTGCTGGCCGCCGCCCTCGGCGTAGAACGGGGTGGTGTCGAGCACCAGCTCGACCGTCTCCCCCTCCCCCGCCACCTCGACCGGCACGCCGGCCCCGGCGAGCAGGGCCCGGACCTTGGACTCGCGACTGACCTCGGAGTAGCCGGTGAAGGTGACCGGTCCGCCGTTGTCCAGCACCCCGCGGTACGCGGACAGGTCCACGTGTCCGGTCTTGCGCGCCTGTGCGTCGGCCTTGGCCCGGGAACGCTGGTCGGCCATCAGCCGCCGGAAGCCGTCCTCGTCGACCGTCAGCCCCTGCTCGGCGGCGATCTCCAGGGTCAGGTCGATCGGGAAGCCGTAGGTGTCGTGAAGTTGGAACGCCCGCTCACCGGTCAACGCCGGCTTGCCCGCCGACTTCGACTCCGCGATCGCGGTGTCCAGGATCGTGGTGCCCGCCCGGAGGGTGGACAGGAACGCGTCCTCCTCCGCGTACGCGTACTGGGAGATCCGGTCGAAGTCGCTGGCCAGCTCGGGGTACGACGGCGACATGCAGTCCCGGGCCACCGGCAGCAGCTCGGGCAGGGCCCGCTCCTGCCAGCCGAGCAGCCGCACCGAACGGATCGCCCGGCGCATGATCCGGCGCAGCACGTAACCGCGACCCTCGTTCGACGGGGTCACCCCGTCACCGATCAGCATCAACGCGGTCCGCACGTGGTCGGCGATCACCCGCAGCCGTACGTCGTCCGGGTGCGACTGGTTGGCCGCGTGACCCGAGTGGGCGCCGTACCGCTTCCCGGTCAGCTCCGCCGCCCTGTCCAGGATCGGCCGCACCTCGTCGATCTCGTACAGGTTGTCCACGCCCTGCAGGATCGAGGCCATCCGCTCCAGGCCCATGCCGGTGTCGATGTTCTTCGCCGGCAGGTCACCCAGGATCGGGAAGTCCTCCTTGCCGGTGCCCGGACCCCGCTCGAACTGCATGAAAACGAGGTTCCAGAACTCCATGTACCGGTCCTCGTCGACCTCCGGGCCGCCCTCGGCGCCGAACTCCGGCCCCCGGTCGTAGAAGATCTCCGAGCACGGGCCGCACGGGCCGGGAATGCCCATGGACCAGAAGTTGTCCTTCTTGCCCCGCCGGACGATCCGCTCCGCCGGCACCCCGACCTGCTTGTGCCACAGCTCGAACGCCTCGTCGTCGTCGAGGTAGACGGTCGGCCAGATCCGCTCCGGATCCAGCCCGAACCCGCCGTCGGCCTGCGACTTGGTGATCAGGTCCCAGGCCAGGCTGATCGCACCCGACTTGAAGTAGTCCCCGAACGAGAAGTTCCCGTTCATCTGGAAGAACGTCCCGTGCCGACTGGTCTTGCCGACCTCGTCGATGTCCGGCGTACGGATGCACTTCTGCACCGACACCGCCCGCTGGTACGGCGCCGCCTGCTGCCCCAGGAAGTACGGCACGAACTGCACCATGCCCGCGTTCACGAACAACAGGTTCGGATCGTTGATGGCGGGCAGCGGAGCGGACGGCACCACGGCATGGCCATTCGCCTCGAAATGCGCCAGGTACCGCCGCTTGATCTCCGCCGTTTTCATCGGGAGCCATCCTCCGGGAAAATCTCGTGGTCGCCGATCCGCGGGTCCCCGCGCAGGTCGGCGAATTGGTCGTCATACGCCACGCCCTCGGCGAAGGCGTTGTGGATCTCCTGCTCACGCTCGGCCATACCGGCCCGAACGTCGTCGATGAAGCCACGCAGTGACTCGACCGCCCCACCGGCGGACGCCGACAGCGACGTGGCGATGCCGCCCGGTGTGTACGACTGGGCGGTCCGGGTCACCTTGCGGACGACCAGCGCCCCGACGGCGAGCCCGATGCCCAGCCAGAGCAAACGCCTCATGGCCTTATCCTCTCTCCCCGCTCCGGTGGCACCGGCACCAGGTCAGCGGTTCTCGCCGCGCTTGGCCGCCCGGCGCTGCTGCTTGATCGTCGCCCGTACCTCGCGGTCTTCGTCGGCGTGCCGGCGGGCGGCTGCCGCCTTGCGTACGCCGTAGCCGAAGGCGGCCACCTTCACCAGGGGGTTCGCCGCCGCGGCGGAGACCACGGTGGCGAGGTTGGCGACGTTGGCGGTGACGTTCTGCGCGTGACCGGTCATCGTGTCGATCTTGGCGAGCTGGATGTTCACCCCGTCCAACGAGGTGTGCACCTGTGTGAGCGCGACGTTCACGTTCTCGATGGTGGCGTTCGCGTTACCCAGAAGTGGCGCCGTACGGTCGTTCAGGTCGTTGATCGCCCGGGTAGCGGCGTCGACCGTGTGCCGCAGCCGCAGAATGGGCACGGCCAGTACGAGCACCAGCATCAGGAACGCCCCCGCCGCGACGAGCGCGGCGATCTGTCCAGGGTTCACCCGTGTTCTCCTCTACCGAACCGTCTCGAAAGCGCGGCTACGCCATCCGGGCGCACCGCTCCAACAGCGGGCAAAGCGGCACCGGACACGTAACGCCGCACTCCGTACCAACAGGCAGACCCTACCGTCCGTGACGAAAGTCGGCTCACGACGGTGGGGCGGTCAGTTCACTGAGCGGATCGTCGGTGAACAGCGGTTCCGGATCCACACCGGTGAGCGACGGGTCCGTACTCGGCTGCGGCTTGATCCGGTCGTCGTCGATCGCGTTCCGTACCTTGATCGACACCACCGCTCCGTCGCACGGCGGCGGCTCGACGCCGGGTGACGCCGGTGCCCCCTCCGGCTCGGTCGGCTCGACCGTCGGCCGGGCGTCCAGCGGCTCGGTGGCGCAGGTCGGTGGGCGGACCCACAGGTCGAGGGTCAGCTCGTCGCGC of the Micromonospora sp. NBC_01796 genome contains:
- the alaS gene encoding alanine--tRNA ligase — its product is MKTAEIKRRYLAHFEANGHAVVPSAPLPAINDPNLLFVNAGMVQFVPYFLGQQAAPYQRAVSVQKCIRTPDIDEVGKTSRHGTFFQMNGNFSFGDYFKSGAISLAWDLITKSQADGGFGLDPERIWPTVYLDDDEAFELWHKQVGVPAERIVRRGKKDNFWSMGIPGPCGPCSEIFYDRGPEFGAEGGPEVDEDRYMEFWNLVFMQFERGPGTGKEDFPILGDLPAKNIDTGMGLERMASILQGVDNLYEIDEVRPILDRAAELTGKRYGAHSGHAANQSHPDDVRLRVIADHVRTALMLIGDGVTPSNEGRGYVLRRIMRRAIRSVRLLGWQERALPELLPVARDCMSPSYPELASDFDRISQYAYAEEDAFLSTLRAGTTILDTAIAESKSAGKPALTGERAFQLHDTYGFPIDLTLEIAAEQGLTVDEDGFRRLMADQRSRAKADAQARKTGHVDLSAYRGVLDNGGPVTFTGYSEVSRESKVRALLAGAGVPVEVAGEGETVELVLDTTPFYAEGGGQQPDLGLITVGGGQVEVLDVQQPVPGLIVHRARVVRGEVRTGEAGLAEIDVTRRRAISRSHTATHLVHQTMRNFLGESATQAGSLNAPGRLRFDFNTPTGVSPSVLADVEQQVNEVLLSDLEVHAFITSQAEARRLGAMALFGEKYGEEVRVVEVGDYARELCGGTHVARSGQLGLVKILNESSIGAGVRRVEALVGIDAFRFLAKEHLLVSRLADLYRVPNEQVADRVEQTVSQLRDAEKELEKLRAQMVLGGAAAFAAGARDVRGVAYVGVEAPEGAAGNDVRTLAQEIRGKIDAARPAVVAVAARSGGKASLVVALNAAAKGRGLSAGDLVKAALSGRGGGNADLAQGGGVPADQAPTLLGTVEKAIAEA
- a CDS encoding shikimate dehydrogenase; its protein translation is MVVARRAAVLGKPISHSLSPVIHNAGYRAAGLTGWSYSAIECAEAELPDLVAGLGAEWAGLSLTMPLKEVGLAVAGEISPVAAAVGAANTLVRRPDGSWYADNTDVRGMVEVLRAAGVPAGATVTVLGAGGTARAALAAAVQLQAERVTVVARRSAAIDELRPVARKLGISLVPADWTDAPKQAIADVVISTVPKGVADPLAGQISWLPSTVLFDALYDPWPTPLAADARDAGCRIVSGLDLLLAQAVGQFEHFTGVTAPVAAMRTALFSARASA
- a CDS encoding DUF948 domain-containing protein, which gives rise to MNPGQIAALVAAGAFLMLVLVLAVPILRLRHTVDAATRAINDLNDRTAPLLGNANATIENVNVALTQVHTSLDGVNIQLAKIDTMTGHAQNVTANVANLATVVSAAAANPLVKVAAFGYGVRKAAAARRHADEDREVRATIKQQRRAAKRGENR
- the ruvX gene encoding Holliday junction resolvase RuvX yields the protein MGHFSPGVRLGVDVGKVRVGVAICDPDAILATPLVTLARDLATDEKAIPTDISELAHLVEEHRTVEVVVGLPVNLAGVHGPAAIHTKAYATRLAEAIAPVPVTLTDERMSTVVATRRLSERGVRGKRQRAVVDQAAAVEILQSWLDGQRRRTR
- the mltG gene encoding endolytic transglycosylase MltG codes for the protein MIDDLELAFDERTEKGQHRRGGVRDRKRKGRGGRGKTVLALVLPLVLLAVLGGGVWYAGDRIQGLFGAPDYEGAGTGQVVIEIKDGDFLADIGNTLVTQGVVKSPKAFVEAAEKNSAATGIQPGFYQVRKQMSGESALTLLLDPKTRVTNKITIREGLTAKQVYKQLEETTKIPVAEFEAAAKDPLALGVPDYWFTRSDGKKVTPSIEGFLFPDTYDLPPNATAEGILKEMVQGFLTVVGQIKFTDVVQENLGGVTPYEALIVASLAQVEAGNPDDLGKVARVAYNRLFKPNSEVPCECFEMDVTVNYWFDVRGLPTKASKDMTTKELDDPKNPYNRKLKGFIPTPIDNPGKLALQGAMDPPKGDWYFFVAVDKQGHSEFAETNAQHLRNQQKARENGVL